AAATGTTTGTTTTCGATCCCAGGGGCATCCATCGGGCCCGTGAAGGATATCGGCAATTTCTACAAGTTCATCAAATTCTTCCATAACGCAGCAAAGCATACACTGCCTGCATAAGTTTTTCAATAACGCAGTGCAAAATAATAAAACGAGCGATATACTCGGGGGCATGGAACGTCATTTTACCACTTCAGTTTACATCCTGCGTGAAGAGAGAGTCCTCCTCCTTTTTCATCCAAAATTGCAAAAATGGCTCCCTCCTGGTGGACATATTGAAAAAAATGAATCTCCCCCTGAGGCAGCACGGCGAGAGGTCATGGAAGAAACAGGACTTGAGATTTCTTTTACCAAGCAAGAAAACCTCTGGGTCAAACGGTGGAATGCCTCCTCTTTTGAGCGTCCCTACATGTGCCTTATTGAAGAAATCCCCCAGCATAAAGAGACCCCTGCCCACCAACACCTTGATCTTATTTATCTAGCCAGCCCCTTAGGAGATTCTACCCCAAATTCCCCTGATCCTATTGAGTACTTTTCCTTAGAAGAGGTCGAAGCAATGAAAAGTGATGAGGAAATTTTTGAAGAAACTCAGGATACAATTCGCCATCTGTTAAAAGTGGAGGCCGCCATTGTCTAAAAAAGCTTTCTTTGTTGCAGCGACAGGACAACACGTCGGAAAAACCACAACCTGTCTTGGCCTGGTTTCAGGGCTATTGAAAAAACACAAAAATGTGGGCTTTATCAAGCCCATTGGGCAAGAGCACATAGAGATTGAAACAGGCGTTCATGTTGACAAGGATGTGGTTCTATTTAAAGACCATTTTGATCTAAAGCAAGCTGAAGCCACGATGAGCCCGGTTCTTTTTCCACGAGGGTTTACCCGTGATTTCCTCGATGAAAAAGTTAAAGAAGAAGACCTACAATCGAAAATCGAAGAAAGTTATAAAACAATATCTAAGTCAAGCAATGCGACTGTCGTTGAGGGAACAGGACATGTTGGTGTCGGATCCATTGTTAACTTCAGCAACGCCCGTGTGGCATCCCTCCTTGGACTACCCATGATTCTTGTTGCTTCTGGCGGTCTTGGCTCTGCTTTTGATGCCTTAGCCGTTAACAAAGCCCTTTGCGACGCTGAAGGAGTACGGATTGCCGGTATCATCTTAAACCGCGTGCACGATGATAAACGAGACATGGTCCTGACTTACATGGAAAAAGCGCTCGCCGATTGGAATATTCCAATCCTTGGCTGCATTCCCTTCGACCCTTTTCTAAGTAATCCCACGATGCAGGACTATGAGTCCCTTTTCAATGCCACATTGCTCACCGGGGAAGAACACCACATGCGTCATTTTCGCCATATGCGCCTTGTGGCCACTTCCCTCAAAAACTATCGGGAACTGATTCTTCCAAACCAGCTCATCATCACTCCTTCGAATCGCGAAGATATTATCTTGTCCACCCTAACCAAACACTGGGATGTTAAAATTGCCAACCCTCAAGAAGATCTCTCCGTAGGAATCATCCTGACTGGTGACGCCCCTCCCCGACAAACCATCCTCGAGGCACTCAAAAAAGCCAATATCCCCATGCTCTATGCCCCTGTCAGTTCCTATCGCGCCATGGAAATGATCACCTCCTACACCGTTAAGATCCGTAAAGAAGACAAAGAAAAAATCAACGAAGCTGTCGAAGTCGTTGAATCCCACATTGACTTCGACCTCCTCCTTTCCACCCTTTAAAAACAGCTCCGAATTTTCAGTGAAAATTCGTCTCTTATTTCTATATATAGAAAGATATGAAAACACTTGTCCTAAACACACATTTTTCCTCTCTTGAAGAACTAGACCTTCAAGTTTCTGAAGTCCCAGCACCCAAACCCAAAAAAGAAAGTGCCTTGTTGAAGTGCATGTCTCAGGGATGAACCCAAGTGATGCCCTCGGAGCATTAGGATACTTTTCTCATACACACCTACCTCGCATCCCAGGAAGAGATTTTGCAGGAGTTGTTATCAAAGGAAGCCCTGACGTCATTGGAAAAAAGGTGTGGGGAACTGGGGGTGCCGTAGGAATCGATAGAAATGGAGGCCATGCCGAACACCTTACCCTCCCTGAATCTTCCCTATCCGAGATTCCCAATAACCTCTCTCCTGAAGAAGCCGGAGCTCAAACCCTTCCCTACACTACCGCCTATTACAGCCTTGTTTCTCGAGCGCAAATCAAACCAAATGAAGAAGTTCTTGTGATTGGTAGCATCAACACCATTGACTTTAACTTTGAAGAAAACAAGGCCTTTCTCGCCGACCTCAAGGAAGGATTTGAATGGAAAAAGCTTACACCTCTCCCGATTTCCAAAGAAACAACCTTTTCTCTTTCAAAGGCCACTGAGGCTTAACAAGCTGTACTCAGAGGCACTCAAGGAAAAAGAGTCTTTCTTTCTATTCGTTAAGTTCTATTGAAGACTTTAGAAGCTTTTTTGTAGGTACCTCTTTAAGGCAGGCACCAGTTTTGCAGGTTCGGAGGGCTGGACATCTTTTGGTAAAAGTCTTGCCGTAAGGACAAATGCCTTGGAAAGCCTTGTGGTTATTCTGCGCGGGTTTGTAAATGGAGGCGCTTGAGGGGCCAAAGAAACTCAGCGTTGGAACAGAGGTTGTTGCTGCAAGATGGAGCGCACTTGAGTCAACGGTATAAATCGCGTCCATATGTGACATAAAATTCTGCCAAAGAGGAAGACGCATTTTTGGGAGAACTGTGCTATATGAGGGAAATTGCGCATGAAGAGCTAGAGCTTCTTGCTCTTCTTTAGGACTTCCCCAAACAAAATAGAAATGGGTTTCTTTCTTTTGCAAAAGCTCTTTGAGAAGTTCGATCCAGGTCGGAAGAGAAAGTTTCTTGTTTTCCCAGTGAGATCCTGGACAGATCATCGTCTGGTGCTCTCCCTTTAACTCTGAGAGCAACCAAGCCGATTCCTTTTGAGTAATGGTGAGAGTCAGAGAGGTATTGATGGGATAAGGTTTTAGGGAAAAATGCTGCTGCGCAATAGAGAGATATTGGAGGGAAATGGGATCCTTTTTATTCAGCGGGTAGCGGCAATTTAAAGCCAGAGCATTTGGCCACTCTGGCGCGGATTTGAATGTGGTTCCCACCTTTTCTTTAGCACGAATACATTTTGTAATCAGCGCAGATTTAATATTTCCCTGCAAATCAAAGAGAATGTCATAGTGTTTGCAGCGCAGCGTTTTTATTGCCAAGCGAATAGCACCTCGATGCTTAATGAGATTTTTTCTCCACGTGCGCATCTCAATAGGAATCACAGTGTGGATATCGGGATGGGCTTCTAGAATGTCTCTG
The window above is part of the Candidatus Neptunochlamydia sp. REUL1 genome. Proteins encoded here:
- the waaC gene encoding lipopolysaccharide heptosyltransferase I, which encodes MKILLVKTSSLGDIIQALPVISFLKKKYPEAEIDWVVEKPFRDILEAHPDIHTVIPIEMRTWRKNLIKHRGAIRLAIKTLRCKHYDILFDLQGNIKSALITKCIRAKEKVGTTFKSAPEWPNALALNCRYPLNKKDPISLQYLSIAQQHFSLKPYPINTSLTLTITQKESAWLLSELKGEHQTMICPGSHWENKKLSLPTWIELLKELLQKKETHFYFVWGSPKEEQEALALHAQFPSYSTVLPKMRLPLWQNFMSHMDAIYTVDSSALHLAATTSVPTLSFFGPSSASIYKPAQNNHKAFQGICPYGKTFTKRCPALRTCKTGACLKEVPTKKLLKSSIELNE
- a CDS encoding zinc-binding alcohol dehydrogenase family protein, translating into MNPSDALGALGYFSHTHLPRIPGRDFAGVVIKGSPDVIGKKVWGTGGAVGIDRNGGHAEHLTLPESSLSEIPNNLSPEEAGAQTLPYTTAYYSLVSRAQIKPNEEVLVIGSINTIDFNFEENKAFLADLKEGFEWKKLTPLPISKETTFSLSKATEA
- a CDS encoding NUDIX hydrolase, whose amino-acid sequence is MERHFTTSVYILREERVLLLFHPKLQKWLPPGGHIEKNESPPEAARREVMEETGLEISFTKQENLWVKRWNASSFERPYMCLIEEIPQHKETPAHQHLDLIYLASPLGDSTPNSPDPIEYFSLEEVEAMKSDEEIFEETQDTIRHLLKVEAAIV
- a CDS encoding phosphotransacetylase family protein codes for the protein MSKKAFFVAATGQHVGKTTTCLGLVSGLLKKHKNVGFIKPIGQEHIEIETGVHVDKDVVLFKDHFDLKQAEATMSPVLFPRGFTRDFLDEKVKEEDLQSKIEESYKTISKSSNATVVEGTGHVGVGSIVNFSNARVASLLGLPMILVASGGLGSAFDALAVNKALCDAEGVRIAGIILNRVHDDKRDMVLTYMEKALADWNIPILGCIPFDPFLSNPTMQDYESLFNATLLTGEEHHMRHFRHMRLVATSLKNYRELILPNQLIITPSNREDIILSTLTKHWDVKIANPQEDLSVGIILTGDAPPRQTILEALKKANIPMLYAPVSSYRAMEMITSYTVKIRKEDKEKINEAVEVVESHIDFDLLLSTL